A single Drosophila ananassae strain 14024-0371.13 chromosome 3L, ASM1763931v2, whole genome shotgun sequence DNA region contains:
- the LOC6494621 gene encoding uncharacterized protein LOC6494621 isoform X29: MDLSLERDSSALGSLFQQIINDMKNTSPLWEDFVAKAGKLHTCLRAAIQAIAAYLDAFQKIADAATNSRGASKEIGTALTRVCLRHKAVETRLKTFTTAIMDCLVQPLQERIEDWKRTVATIDKDHAKEYKRCRSELKKRSSDTLRLQKKARKGQTDGLQSLMDSHMQDVTLRRAELEEVEKKSLRAAMVEERLRYCSFVHMLQPVVHEECEVMSELGHLQEAMQSIALVTKDPSVLPQASEELIHDAKASINLYPESPGGGSGSQGGGCSNSLGSRKSSVCSISSINSSGSSNSPGHHHYPRSLSQTSNATNQTANVSTWPPHNQDTVDSLPPTADRPHTISTAYEKGHQRPPLTVYTFQNPETIHESTTGLNNGSPAAANGQSSSGQTTPATQKSPAASLSRPPLPVRCSSLERPLSAQSNHRQGSGSNLLQRQCPSPIPAHITKELSAAHHAQQQQQQQQLQQHQQQQQTPPTYVNMSELANMAALKLTNHQNQQQQQQQKPSPPPLKQQSSIDSISSQHSNDSTGSHQLLQQQQHHQQHMQQQQNHHSASATATRSHSISSTASSLHSHPSIDSTVACGSLVGQHNHSTSTNTNTTTTSPSSGCSTPQNHYSPLLTNSPTSTAAGTPSGSSIGTGAGLGFVYQVSSPTPPASEVLKITEQGSGSGQASVNNDVEEEETDERSRASVLQKASMFEKAAAAAAISPPAPVPVAPPTASVGPAGGGRRSEAEQQEMDSFQREIDEGKGKQMMMMTSLTGSSNNNVTNVTTTSSSTSSSDNHNTPAGNTSTIEPCAISNQTHSSGCGTDISDTTSDELGGDESAEARRRDRDRDRDLLGASDSELSRCYVSETSSLTGGMTAGGYENPTFAHFVAASASREEAGPGDSVSLASDSLCLGQPRHAYVDTCSDSGSAVVVIYDHQIPITPDIEFVKQNSEIVLLRTKDPQPQALQLHEMRELQQLPTNLAGTPDSSPDGQAPPQPATATVAPAKQRLSSFRATSEQQLQLLGRGSPQRGKATTEPAQDQHPPPPPPPQQQQQVASELQPVDPVKRQLPPKPNSLSLFSGPAPNTLASDKPLVPRKSDFKADLDAKIRRQKHKVQQQLQQQQQSPPQQQAPSATQPQQQQSPPQQSPPNRNCNVTNKPAANVTASASASASKVNQNHRNPCQNQTAASSNHKQYKTPPACPTYSSSSTSLPSLPSLPSLPLSVSTSSANSPPSMLPASARPVAHSPHLYSNANANASVPANPHSPANAHANVKPCITPRPASLSGGGAGGGGSTRIARRSSINQAKPPPPVRRSSSVTPSPNASVGLKQPQQPEHLHLHQQQLSSSSEHLPPPPAFLLDSMPQSPPPAAMPSSALKVSETVRALAALRHQPASPVALRRMQQQQQQQQQQLQHQQQQQLLQQQQQQQQPFLQSLHQSPSNDDLSYEVYYDSYLDLHAYAPAQQRLTQHQQQYQQQQQQHLMYLQQQHQAAQPPVYQAPPPVDATFRTSSPAAGGGGGGGGIYAQPKLVNSMSSFRTSSPSPNGHAHPLPPTQPKANPNLIAQLNARLNSKQQHQQHEGIYGNQQQQQQQPGGDSIYMRGGLPMSQTPQQQHFDGKSEQQMQHQQHRIYASYGTSSSQVATSAPGSGSGSGSGSAISSGSNAQPSILTPTSTFNALPHFPLSSSTSSLLSKVSSFSNASSSPPTAVSANNSHYQPPQPPTASSGGTDYGSYSSSFNKNSAAAQMSNNMRQVHPPYQHHQSQSQQQQQHYTCPPPLEDPPPPPIYAAGASATMPKKMARPLVGHAPHASAYAAASATATLPKNIMQQQQQHRLLQQQQQQQQYQQPTGMGNGNGNGHGHGHVSHRPQLPLPQQKMRAAQQQQQHLVEQQHQPPIPSRHSSVQQKIFVSTNPFIQTTAVKFHSPSASPICGSPGSGTGSVSGSGSLASIYATTARGSHQQHPHQQQQQQQHYYRDVAGGNSNGGGGYYNHNAHGHAHSNAHANAHAHVQAHHANYATSTNIEKTGSIRAKTKAEFLENLNAKLAKQGMSGRAFAVRNLINSKALPDPRICHESLMDQIKRGATLKRNQKINDRSAPKIH, from the exons ATGGATCTGAGTCTGGAACGCGACAGCTCCGCTCTGGGAAGTCTGTTTCAACAGATTATCAATGATATGAAG AACACCTCGCCGTTGTGGGAGGATTTTGTGGCCAAGGCGGGAAAACTCCATACATGTTTGAG GGCCGCCATCCAAGCAATCGCCGCCTATTTGGATGCCTTCCAAAAGATAGCAGATGCGGCGACCAATTCAAGAG GCGCTTCCAAGGAGATCGGCACCGCCCTCACCCGGGTCTGCCTGCGCCACAAGGCGGTGGAGACGCGCCTGAAGACCTTCACCACGGCCATCATGGATTGTTTGGTGCAGCCGCTGCAGGAGAGGATCGAGGACTGGAAGCGCACAGTGGCCACCATCGACAAGGACCATGCCAAAGAGTACAAGCGGTGCCGGAGTGAGCTGAAGAAGCGCTCCAGCGACACGCTGCGCCTCCAGAAGAAGGCGCGCAAGGGCCAGACGGACGGGCTCCAGTCCCTGATGGACTCGCACATGCAGGACGTGACACTCCGCCGGGCCGAGTTGGAGGAGGTGGAGAAGAAGTCCCTGAGGGCGGCCATGGTGGAGGAGAGACTGCGGTACTGCAGCTTTGTCCACATGCTGCAGCCGGTGGTGCACGAGGAGTGCGAGGTCATGTCCGAACTGGGTCACCTCCAG GAGGCGATGCAGTCGATAGCTCTGGTCACCAAGGACCCCAGTGTCCTGCCCCAGGCCTCCGAGGAACTCATCCACGATGCCAAGGCCAGCATTAATCTCTACCCAGAGTCCCCGGGTGGCGGTTCTGGGTCTCAGGGTGGAGGCTGCTCCAACTCGCTGGGTTCCCGTAAGAGCTCCGTCTGCTCCATCAGTAGCATCAACAGCAGCGGCTCAAGCAACTCACCTGGCCATCACCACTATCCGCGTTCCCTGTCGCAG ACATCGAATGCCACCAATCAGACGGCGAATGTATCCACCTGGCCGCCACACAATCAGGACACTGTGGACAGCCTGCCACCGACCGCCGACCGGCCGCATACCATTTCGACCGCCTACGAGAAGGGCCACCAGCGACCGCCGCTCACAGTCTATACGTTCCAGAACCCGGAGACCATTCACGAGTCAACCACTGGCCTCAATAATGGCTCCCCAGCCGCCGCCAATGGACAGTCCTCGTCTGGCCAGACCACTCCGGCCACCCAGAAGTCCCCGGCTGCCTCCCTCAGCCGGCCACCTCTGCCAGTT CGCTGCTCGTCGTTGGAGCGTCCGTTGTCGGCCCAGAGCAACCACCGCCAGGGTAGCGGGAGCAATCTGCTGCAGCGGCAGTGTCCCTCACCGATTCCAGCTCATATCACGAAAG AGCTGTCCGCAGCGCATCatgcccagcagcagcagcaacagcaacagctccagcaacatcagcaacaacagcagacACCGCCCACCTACGTGAATATGTCCGAGTTGGCCAACATGGCGGCCCTGAAACTGACTAACCACCAgaaccagcaacagcagcagcagcagaagcccTCGCCGCCGCCTTTGAAACAACAGAGCTCCATCGACTCGATCAGCTCACAGCATTCCAATGACTCCACGGGTTCGCATCAACTGctccaacagcagcaacatcatcagcaacacatgcaacagcagcaaaatCATCACTCCGCCTCTGCCACAGCCACTCGCTCCCATTCCATATCCTCGACGGCCTCGTCGCTGCACTCGCATCCGTCAATTGACTCGACGGTAGCTTGTGGCTCCCTGGTGGGCCAGCACAACCACAGCACCAGCACCAACACGAACACGACCACCACCTCGCCGTCCAGTGGCTGCTCCACGCCACAGAATCATTACTCGCCCTTGCTAACCAACTCACCCACGTCCACTGCCGCAGGTACACCCAGTGGCAGCAGCATCGGCACGGGAGCCGGCCTGGGCTTTGTCTATCAGGTCAGCTCTCCCACTCCGCCCGCCAGCGAGGTGCTGAAGATCACCGAGCAGGGTTCCGGCTCTGGCCAGGCATCTGTAAACAATGACGTGGAGGAGGAAGAGACCGACGAGCGATCGCGGGCTTCCGTCTTGCAGAAGGCCTCGATGTTCGAGAAGGCGGCAGCTGCGGCTGCCATATCGCCACCGGCTCCGGTTCCAGTCGCTCCACCAACTGCATCGGTTGGCCCGGCCGGAGGAGGACGCCGATCCGAGGCGGAGCAGCAGGAAATGG ACTCGTTCCAACGCGAGATCGATGAGGGCAAGGGCAAgcagatgatgatgatgaccaGCCTGACCGGCAGCAGTAACAACAATGTGACGAATGTGACCACCACCAGCAGttccaccagcagcagcgacAACCACAACACGCCCGCCGGCAACACCAGCACCATCGAGCCCTGTGCCATCAGCAATCAGACGCACTCGAGCGGCTGCGGCACCGACATCTCGGACACTACCTCGGATGAGTTGGGCGGCGACGAGAGTGCGGAGGCACGGCGACGGGATCGGGATAGGGACAGGGACCTGCTTGGAGCCAGCGATTCGGAGCTGAGTCGTTGCTATGTGAGCGAGACGAGTTCGCTGACCGGCGGGATGACGGCCGGCGGCTACGAGAATCCCACATTTGCGCACTTTGTGGCGGCCAGTGCCAGTCGGGAGGAGGCGGGTCCGGGTGACAGTGTCTCCCTGGCGTCGGACAGCCTGTGTCTGGGGCAACCGCGCCACGCCTACGTGGACACCTGCAGCGATAGCGGCAGTGCCGTGGTGGTGATCTACGACCACCAGATTCCCATCACGCCGGACATCGAGTTCGTGAAGCAGAACTCGGAGATAGTGCTGCTGCGCACCAAGGATCCCCAGCCACAGGCGCTACAGCTGCACGAGATGCGCGAGCTGCAGCAGCTGCCGACGAACCTGGCTGGAACGCCGGACTCCTCGCCGGATGGCCAGGCGCCACCGCAGCCGGCCACAGCAACCGTGGCGCCCGCCAAGCAGCGACTCTCCTCCTTCCGCGCCACCAGCGAACAGCAGCTGCAGCTCCTCGGACGCGGCAGTCCCCAAAGAGGTAAAGCCACCACTGAGCCGGCACAGGACCAgcacccaccaccaccaccacccccccagcagcagcagcaggtggCCAGTGAGCTGCAGCCAGTAGATCCTGTCAAGCGCCAGCTGCCGCCCAAACCGAACAGCCTGAGCCTTTTCAGTGGCCCAGCGCCCAACACGCTGGCCAGCGACAAGCCCCTGGTGCCCCGAAAGTCAGACTTTAAGGCCGATCTTGATGCCAAAATACGCAGACAGAAGCACAAAGTCCAACAGCAattgcagcaacagcagcaatcgCCGCCTCAGCAGCAAGCACCTTCCGCCACACaaccgcaacaacaacagtcaCCACCACAACAGTCGCCCCCAAACCGAAACTGTAATGTCACTAATAAGCCAGCCGCCAATGTTACTGCATCCGCATCAGCATCTGCATCTAAAGTGAACCAAAATCATAGAAATCCATGCCAAAATCAGACAGCTGCATCATCCAATCATAAGCAATATAAGACGCCCCCAGCCTGCCCGACATACTCATCTTCATCGACATCGCTACCATCGCTACCATCGCTACCATCATTGCCATTATCAGTCAGCACCTCATCAGCAAACTCTCCGCCATCGATGTTGCCCGCCAGTGCCCGACCAGTAGCCCACTCACCACATCTATACTCCAATGCCAATGCCAATGCTAGTGTCCCAGCCAATCCTCATAGCCCGGCCAATGCCCATGCCAATGTCAAGCCGTGCATTACGCCCAGGCCGGCTTCGTTGTCGG gaggaggagcaggtgGCGGTGGATCCACGCGCATCGCCCGCCGTTCGTCCATCAACCAGGCCAAGCCACCGCCGCCAGTCAGACGCAGCTCTTCGGTGACCCCCAGTCCCAATGCCTCGGTTGGG CTGAAGCAACCGCAGCAGCCAGAGCACCTGCACctgcaccagcagcagctaaGCAGCTCCAGCGAGCActtgccgccgccgccggctTTCCTGCTGGACTCCATGCCGCAAAGTCCGCCGCCAGCCGCCATGCCCAGCTCGGCGCTGAAGGTATCCGAGACGGTGCGAGCCCTGGCGGCCTTGCGCCATCAGCCGGCCTCTCCGGTGGCTTTGAGACGcatgcagcaacaacagcagcagcagcagcaacagctacaacaccagcaacagcaacagctactacagcagcagcagcagcaacaacagcctTTTCTACAG TCCCTGCACCAGTCCCCCTCGAACGATGATCTAAGCTACGAAGTCTACTACGACTCCTACCTGGATCTGCACGCCTATGCTCCCGCCCAGCAACGCCTTACCCAACATCAACAGCAgtatcagcaacagcaacagcaacatctcATGTatctgcaacagcaacatcaggcTGCCCAGCCGCCTGTCTATCAAGCTCCGCCGCCCGTCGACGCC ACGTTCCGCACCTCATCACCTGCCGCTGGCGGAggcgggggcgggggcggCATTTACGCCCAACCCAAGCTGGTCAACAGCATGTCCAGCTTCCGCACCAGTAGCCCCAGTCCCAACGGACACGCTCACCCACTGCCACCGACACAGCCCAAGGCGAACCCGAATCTGATAGCACAGCTCAATGCACGACTCAACAGCaagcaacagcaccagcagcacGAGGGGATCTACGgcaaccagcagcagcagcaacagcaacccgGAGGGGATTCGATTTATATGCGAGGAGGTTTGCCCATGTCGCAAACGCCTCAGCAGCAACACTTTGACGGTAAATCTGAACAGCAAatgcaacatcaacagcatAGAATTTACGCTAGTTATGGCACCTCATCGTCACAAGTCGCCACATCAGCccctggctctggctctggctctggttcAGGCTCAGCCATCTCATCGGGCAGCAATGCCCAGCCGTCCATACTAACACCGACCTCCACCTTCAACGCCCTGCCCCACTTTCCATTATCCTCATCCACATCATCGTTGCTATCCAAAGTCAGTTCATTCTCAAACGCCTCATCCTCGCCGCCAACGGCCGTGTCGGCCAACAATTCGCATTACCAGCCTCCCCAGCCGCCCACTGCGTCATCGGGCGGCACAGATTATGGCTCGTACTCAAGTTCGTTTAATAAAAATTCAGCAGCTGCCCAAATGTCGAACAACATGCGACAAGTCCATCCACCGTACCAGCACCACCAGTCGCAgtcacagcaacagcagcagcattaCACCTGCCCGCCTCCGCTGGAGGAtccaccgccgccgcccaTTTACGCCGCCGGCGCTTCGGCCACGATGCCCAAGAAGATGGCCCGCCCCCTTGTCGGCCATGCGCCGCATGCGAGCGCCTATGCAGCTGCTTCGGCCACGGCCACGCTGCCCAAAAACAtaatgcaacagcagcaacagcaccgattgctgcaacagcaacagcagcagcagcaatatcaacagccaacaggCATGGGCaatgggaatggaaatggCCATGGTCACGGACACGTAAGTCACCGTCCGCAGTTGCCACTGCCCCAGCAGAAGATGCGGGctgcccagcagcagcagcagcacttggtggagcagcaacaccagccgCCCATCCCATCGCGGCATTCGAGTGTCCAGCAAAAGATATTCGTTTCGACGAATCCATTCATCCAAACGACGGCAGTCAAGTTCCACTCTCCATCCGCCTCGCCAATTTGCGGCTCCCCGGGATCTGGCACCGGATCGGTATCTGGATCTGGGTCTTTGGCCAGCATTTATGCGACAACAGCACGAGGCAGTCACCAGCAACATCcgcaccagcaacagcaacaacaacagcactACTATCGCGATGTTGCTGGAGGCAATAGCAATGGCGGTGGTGGATACTACAACCACAATGCCCatggccacgcccactccaACGCCCATGCCAATGCCCATGCCCATGTCCAGGCACATCATGCAA ACTATGCCACAAGCACAAATATCGAAAAGACTGGCAGCATTCGGGCCAAGACCAAGGCCGAATTCCTCGAGAATCTCAACGCGAAACTGGCCAAGCAGGGAATGTCTGGACGAGCATTCGCCGTGCGCAATCTCATCAACAGCAAGGCCCTG cCTGATCCGCGCATCTGTCACGAGTCGCTGATGGATCAGATCAAACGCGGAGCCACCTTGAAGCGTAACCAGAAGATCAACGATCGCAGCGCTCCAAAAATACATTAA